The following coding sequences are from one Egicoccus sp. AB-alg6-2 window:
- a CDS encoding transglycosylase domain-containing protein: MLALLTVLSTGCGSVVTLELPAADGIGTDVPPAPARSVVYDAEGHELAVLHAAAHEPAALADLPAHLVDAVLTAEDNRFYDHRGIDARAIARAAIANHGAGHAQQGGSTITQQLVKLRTMPGADRTAATKLQEAVHARELERQRSKAKILADYLNTVYFGEGAYGISAAAWTYFRRAPEDLEVHQSALLAAIIRAPEAFGPRHDPEAARTRRDDVLRRMAAAGHLSAQQRDRAVAAPIEVSGREGAPAATEPHFVDLVVRTLLADPGFGATEADRAARLRAGGLHIHTTLDQDLQALARASLLRHLPEADGPDGAIAIVEPASGEILAAVGNRTYEQLQFDLATQARRQPGSTFKAFVLTTAIADGWHADDLVDGSQGVVTTAHGGWDVRNYDRRSYGDVTLAGATRASVNTAYARLGVELGADRIAGTARAMGVRSTLPSDEPQIALGGGRVSVTPLDLAAAYGTLANGGTHVPTSPIRRVLDRDGRTVWQPDRSPRPVLSSYVAEQTSAVLREVVTNGTGVAAHVSGWQIAGKTGTTSDNADAWFVGYTPNLSAAVWIGHAEGRIPLRDVRGVAEVTGGTLPARIFADTVTEALRDQQPPVPTGRVADPER, encoded by the coding sequence GTGCTCGCCCTGCTCACCGTGCTCTCGACCGGCTGCGGGAGCGTCGTCACGCTCGAACTGCCGGCCGCCGACGGGATCGGGACCGACGTCCCGCCCGCTCCCGCCCGCTCGGTGGTCTACGACGCCGAGGGCCACGAACTGGCGGTGCTGCACGCCGCCGCCCATGAGCCCGCTGCGCTCGCCGACCTGCCGGCCCACCTCGTCGACGCCGTCCTGACCGCTGAGGACAACCGGTTCTACGACCACCGCGGCATCGACGCGCGGGCCATCGCCCGTGCCGCCATCGCCAACCACGGTGCCGGCCACGCCCAGCAGGGCGGCTCCACCATCACCCAGCAACTCGTCAAGCTGCGGACGATGCCCGGCGCCGACCGCACGGCGGCCACGAAGCTGCAGGAGGCCGTCCACGCACGCGAACTGGAACGGCAGCGGTCGAAGGCGAAGATCCTCGCGGACTACCTCAACACGGTCTACTTCGGCGAGGGCGCCTACGGGATATCTGCCGCCGCGTGGACCTACTTCCGCCGCGCTCCCGAAGACCTCGAGGTGCACCAGTCCGCGCTGCTGGCCGCCATCATCCGCGCCCCGGAGGCGTTCGGGCCTCGTCACGATCCCGAGGCCGCCAGGACCCGCCGTGACGACGTCCTGCGACGCATGGCGGCCGCTGGACACCTCTCCGCTCAGCAGCGCGACCGCGCCGTCGCCGCGCCGATCGAGGTGTCGGGCCGCGAGGGTGCGCCCGCGGCGACCGAACCGCACTTCGTCGACCTCGTCGTACGCACGCTGCTGGCCGACCCCGGATTCGGCGCCACGGAGGCCGATCGCGCCGCCCGGCTCCGGGCCGGCGGACTCCACATCCACACCACCCTCGACCAGGACCTGCAAGCGCTCGCGCGCGCGAGCCTGCTGCGCCATCTGCCCGAGGCCGACGGTCCCGACGGCGCGATCGCGATCGTCGAGCCGGCCAGCGGCGAGATCCTGGCGGCCGTGGGCAACCGCACCTACGAACAGTTGCAGTTCGACCTCGCGACCCAGGCCCGGCGCCAGCCCGGCTCGACGTTCAAGGCCTTCGTGCTCACCACCGCCATCGCCGACGGTTGGCACGCGGACGATCTCGTCGATGGCAGCCAGGGCGTCGTGACGACGGCCCACGGCGGGTGGGACGTACGCAACTACGACCGGCGCAGCTACGGCGACGTGACCCTGGCCGGTGCCACGCGCGCGTCGGTCAACACCGCCTACGCCCGTCTGGGGGTGGAGCTCGGCGCCGATCGGATCGCGGGGACGGCTCGCGCGATGGGCGTGCGTTCGACGCTGCCGTCCGACGAGCCCCAGATCGCGCTCGGTGGCGGGCGTGTTTCCGTCACGCCGCTCGACCTCGCCGCCGCCTACGGCACGCTCGCCAACGGCGGGACCCACGTCCCCACCTCGCCGATCCGGCGTGTCCTCGACCGGGACGGCCGTACCGTCTGGCAGCCGGACCGCTCCCCACGGCCGGTGCTCTCGTCCTACGTGGCCGAGCAGACGAGCGCGGTGCTGCGCGAGGTGGTGACCAACGGCACCGGCGTCGCCGCCCACGTCTCCGGTTGGCAGATCGCCGGCAAGACCGGCACGACCTCGGACAACGCCGACGCCTGGTTCGTCGGCTACACGCCGAACTTGTCGGCGGCGGTCTGGATCGGACACGCCGAGGGCCGGATACCGCTGCGCGACGTCCGCGGAGTCGCCGAGGTGACGGGTGGGACGCTGCCGGCGCGTATCTTCGCCGACACGGTCACCGAGGCCCTCCGGGACCAGCAGCCACCGGTCCCGACCGGCCGGGTCGCGGACCCCGAGCGGTAG
- a CDS encoding WhiB family transcriptional regulator: MDWRSRASCIDEDPELFFPIGTTGPAVEQADAAKRVCARCEVREPCLEMALNTNQDAGIWGGLTEDERRTLKRARQRRRRMAS; this comes from the coding sequence ATGGACTGGCGGAGCCGCGCTTCGTGTATCGATGAAGACCCCGAGCTGTTCTTCCCGATCGGGACGACCGGACCGGCGGTCGAGCAGGCCGACGCCGCCAAGCGCGTCTGCGCCCGCTGCGAGGTACGTGAACCCTGCCTCGAGATGGCCCTCAACACCAACCAGGACGCCGGCATCTGGGGCGGCCTGACCGAGGACGAGCGACGGACCCTCAAGCGCGCGCGCCAGCGGCGCCGCCGCATGGCGAGCTGA
- a CDS encoding response regulator transcription factor: MFREPKGIASDAMEVDDVARVLAVDDDPTILRLLQLNLEMEGHDVLTAENGNAALATIRAERPEVVLLDVMMPELDGFQVCEAVRADPDIAHTPIVFVSARAQQADLARGFAIGGDAYITKPFDPIDLIETIERLAAGRP, translated from the coding sequence ATGTTCCGCGAACCGAAGGGGATAGCGTCCGATGCGATGGAGGTGGACGACGTGGCTCGGGTGCTCGCGGTCGATGACGACCCCACGATCCTGCGGTTGCTCCAACTCAACCTCGAGATGGAAGGGCACGACGTCCTGACCGCCGAGAACGGCAACGCGGCGCTCGCGACGATTCGCGCCGAACGGCCCGAGGTGGTGCTCCTCGACGTCATGATGCCCGAGCTCGACGGCTTCCAGGTGTGCGAAGCCGTGCGCGCCGACCCCGACATCGCGCACACGCCGATCGTCTTCGTCTCCGCCCGTGCTCAGCAGGCCGATCTCGCGCGCGGGTTCGCGATCGGCGGCGATGCCTACATCACCAAGCCGTTCGATCCCATCGACCTGATCGAGACGATCGAACGCCTCGCGGCCGGACGCCCCTGA
- a CDS encoding DUF1206 domain-containing protein, translated as MDASTTAGEERTVDGLARAGFAAKGVLYSVVGVLAVQLALGGGGGEDASQQGAINAVSQQPFGRILVFALALGLTGYALFRAVQTFRGTAAANSSLPDWLARITFAVRAVLYGLLSVLAWREAFGVGDEGGGTEESLTATVLAAPGGTWAVMAVGVVIVIVGIVQLREGWTCGFRDHLDFHGVSGGTRRRLEWLGRIGHLARGVVFLVAGGFVAIAAWRHDPETGVGLDAALQEVAAAPYGTVALILLGLGLVLYGCFCGVEARFVRPARAD; from the coding sequence GTGGACGCGTCGACGACAGCGGGCGAGGAGCGGACCGTCGACGGGCTCGCGCGAGCGGGGTTCGCGGCGAAGGGCGTGCTCTACAGCGTCGTCGGCGTCCTCGCGGTGCAGTTGGCCCTCGGCGGAGGTGGCGGGGAGGACGCGAGCCAGCAGGGCGCCATCAACGCCGTGTCGCAGCAGCCGTTCGGGCGCATCCTGGTGTTCGCCCTGGCCCTGGGACTCACGGGGTACGCGCTGTTCCGGGCGGTCCAGACCTTCCGTGGCACGGCCGCCGCGAACAGTTCGCTGCCCGACTGGCTCGCCAGGATCACGTTCGCGGTCCGGGCGGTCCTGTACGGGTTGCTGTCCGTCCTGGCCTGGCGCGAGGCCTTCGGTGTCGGGGACGAGGGCGGTGGGACGGAGGAGAGCCTGACGGCCACGGTGCTGGCCGCACCCGGTGGGACGTGGGCGGTCATGGCGGTCGGCGTCGTCATCGTGATCGTCGGCATCGTGCAGTTGCGCGAGGGCTGGACGTGCGGGTTCCGCGACCACCTCGACTTCCACGGCGTCAGCGGCGGCACCCGTCGGCGCCTGGAGTGGCTGGGGCGCATCGGACACCTGGCCCGGGGCGTGGTGTTCCTGGTGGCCGGCGGGTTCGTGGCCATCGCCGCCTGGCGCCACGACCCGGAGACGGGCGTCGGCCTCGACGCCGCCCTGCAGGAGGTGGCCGCGGCGCCCTACGGGACCGTGGCGCTCATCCTTCTCGGACTCGGACTGGTCCTGTACGGCTGCTTCTGTGGGGTCGAAGCCCGGTTCGTCCGGCCCGCCCGCGCGGACTGA
- a CDS encoding cystathionine gamma-synthase, translating to MQFETRAIHVGQDPDPRTGAVVVPIYQTSTFAQPAVGEHTGYEYARTGNPTRTALQECLASLEGTEQAVCFASGMAAEDAILRLLAPGDHVIMANDVYGGTWRLITKVHARYGIEVSAVDMTDLDAVAAAFRPTTRFVWAETPSNPLLKILDLAALAELAHDRDAWLVADNTFATPYLQRPTEFGADLVVHSTTKYLGGHSDVVGGAVCTDEQTAADLAFLQNAVGAVPGPFDSWLTLRGVKTLGVRMEKHSENAGRIANYLAGHAAVEQVLYPGLADHAGHDVAARQMSAFGGMVSFRVAGGADAARRVAERTELFFLAESLGGVESLIEHPGIMTHASVAGTDLEVADDLLRISVGIESADDLLADLERALG from the coding sequence ATGCAGTTCGAAACCCGCGCCATCCACGTCGGTCAGGACCCCGACCCCCGCACGGGGGCGGTGGTGGTCCCGATCTACCAGACGTCGACGTTCGCGCAGCCGGCCGTCGGTGAACACACCGGCTACGAGTACGCCCGCACCGGCAATCCCACGCGCACCGCGCTCCAGGAGTGCCTCGCCAGCCTCGAGGGCACCGAGCAGGCGGTCTGCTTCGCCTCGGGGATGGCCGCCGAGGACGCCATCCTGCGGCTGCTCGCCCCGGGCGACCACGTGATCATGGCCAACGACGTCTACGGCGGCACGTGGCGCCTGATCACCAAGGTGCACGCCCGCTACGGCATCGAGGTGTCCGCGGTCGACATGACCGACCTCGATGCCGTCGCCGCCGCCTTCCGGCCGACCACCCGCTTCGTGTGGGCCGAGACGCCGTCGAACCCGTTGCTCAAGATCCTCGATCTCGCGGCGCTCGCCGAGCTCGCGCACGACCGTGATGCCTGGCTGGTCGCCGACAACACCTTCGCCACGCCGTACCTGCAGCGGCCCACCGAGTTCGGCGCCGACCTCGTCGTGCACTCGACCACGAAGTACCTCGGCGGGCACTCCGACGTCGTCGGCGGGGCGGTGTGCACCGACGAACAGACCGCGGCGGACCTCGCCTTCCTCCAGAACGCGGTCGGGGCCGTGCCCGGCCCGTTCGACTCCTGGTTGACCCTGCGTGGCGTCAAGACGTTGGGCGTCCGCATGGAGAAGCACAGTGAGAACGCGGGGCGGATCGCGAACTACCTCGCCGGGCATGCCGCGGTCGAGCAGGTGCTCTACCCCGGGCTCGCCGACCACGCCGGCCACGACGTCGCCGCCCGGCAGATGAGCGCATTCGGCGGCATGGTGTCGTTCCGGGTCGCCGGGGGCGCCGACGCGGCACGACGCGTCGCGGAGCGCACGGAGCTGTTCTTCCTGGCCGAGTCGCTCGGTGGGGTCGAGAGCCTGATCGAGCACCCCGGCATCATGACCCACGCCTCGGTGGCGGGCACCGACCTCGAAGTGGCCGACGACCTGCTGCGGATCTCCGTCGGCATCGAGTCCGCCGACGACCTGCTCGCCGACCTCGAACGCGCGCTCGGCTGA
- a CDS encoding class I SAM-dependent methyltransferase, protein MPRTGGGEVAPDGSPVPVYLAIPAERGFGPVLDHLAAGASVLDLGCGVGRLANALAARGHEVVGVDESQGMLAHLDDAVAAVEASIEELRLGRRFDAVVLASHLVNVADPVQRRAFLDAVARHLAVEGTAYIEHWSPDVIGGLADGDGPIGDVMVRFRVLAQRGRVFDASVTYELDGRAWTQAFTAELLDETQLDTELAAAGLRRRRRLDPKWLAARMG, encoded by the coding sequence GTGCCCCGGACAGGCGGAGGCGAGGTCGCCCCGGACGGCTCGCCGGTGCCGGTGTACCTCGCGATCCCCGCGGAGCGCGGGTTCGGTCCGGTCCTGGACCACCTCGCTGCCGGGGCGTCGGTGCTCGACCTCGGCTGCGGTGTGGGGCGGCTCGCCAACGCACTCGCCGCGCGCGGGCACGAGGTCGTCGGCGTCGACGAGTCGCAGGGGATGCTGGCGCACCTCGACGACGCGGTGGCGGCCGTCGAGGCCAGCATCGAGGAGCTGCGCCTCGGCCGTCGCTTCGACGCCGTGGTGCTGGCCAGCCATCTCGTGAACGTGGCCGATCCGGTCCAGCGTCGCGCGTTCCTCGACGCGGTCGCCCGGCATCTGGCGGTCGAGGGGACGGCCTACATCGAGCACTGGAGCCCGGACGTGATCGGCGGCCTCGCCGACGGTGACGGCCCGATCGGCGACGTGATGGTCAGGTTCCGGGTCCTGGCCCAGCGGGGGCGGGTGTTCGACGCGTCCGTGACCTACGAACTGGACGGGCGCGCGTGGACGCAGGCCTTCACGGCAGAGCTGCTCGACGAGACGCAACTCGACACGGAGCTGGCGGCGGCCGGGCTGCGCCGTCGGCGCCGCCTGGACCCCAAGTGGCTCGCCGCCAGGATGGGCTGA
- a CDS encoding cystathionine beta-synthase — protein MGETPLVRLDRLSRAVPPTLIAKLEMLNPGGSVKDRIGIAMVEAAEAAGVLKPGGTIVEPTSGNTGVGLAIAAARKGYRCVFVVPDKVSTDKISLMRAYGAEVVVCPTSVEPDDPRSYYSVSDRLAAQPNAFKPNQYFNQANPQTHVFSTGPELWRQTNGLIDAFVCGVGTGGTATGVGRYLKERKPDVQVVGADPEGSLYSGDEIHTYLVEGIGEDFWPETFDPGIVDHWYRVGDRDSFLTARRCAREEGILVGGSGGTALWAALEYAKDQPEDATIVVLLPDSGRGYLSKFYDERWLAEHGFVEHASGTGTVGDVLRAKGEDLPPLVHLHPGEQVAQAIALLKEYGVSQMPVFREGVHDDATADDILGSVRENALLDAALRDPEAMSKPVIEVMQPPLATASTDDALDHVLAGLATGAPAIVVHDAGRAIGVLTRADLLTFLAAR, from the coding sequence ATGGGTGAAACGCCGCTGGTGCGGCTCGACCGGCTCTCCCGTGCCGTGCCGCCGACGCTCATCGCCAAGCTCGAGATGCTCAATCCCGGCGGAAGCGTGAAGGACCGCATCGGCATCGCCATGGTCGAGGCGGCCGAAGCCGCCGGCGTCCTCAAGCCCGGTGGCACCATCGTCGAGCCCACCTCGGGCAACACCGGCGTCGGCCTCGCGATCGCCGCCGCCCGCAAGGGCTACCGGTGCGTGTTCGTGGTGCCCGACAAGGTCAGCACCGACAAGATCTCGCTGATGCGGGCCTACGGCGCGGAGGTCGTGGTCTGCCCCACCTCGGTCGAGCCGGACGACCCCCGCTCCTACTACTCGGTGTCCGACCGGCTGGCGGCCCAGCCGAACGCGTTCAAGCCGAACCAGTACTTCAACCAGGCCAACCCGCAGACCCACGTCTTCTCGACCGGTCCGGAGTTGTGGCGGCAGACCAACGGCCTCATCGACGCCTTCGTCTGTGGCGTCGGCACCGGCGGGACCGCCACCGGCGTCGGCCGCTACCTCAAGGAGCGCAAGCCGGACGTGCAGGTCGTCGGCGCGGACCCCGAGGGCTCGCTGTACTCCGGCGACGAGATCCACACCTACCTCGTCGAGGGCATCGGCGAGGACTTCTGGCCCGAAACGTTCGACCCGGGAATCGTCGACCACTGGTACCGCGTCGGTGACCGCGACTCGTTCCTCACGGCCCGCCGCTGCGCCCGCGAGGAGGGCATCCTCGTCGGCGGATCGGGAGGCACGGCGCTGTGGGCGGCGCTCGAGTACGCCAAGGACCAGCCCGAGGACGCCACCATCGTGGTGCTGCTGCCCGACTCCGGCCGGGGCTACCTGTCGAAGTTCTACGACGAGCGCTGGCTGGCCGAACACGGCTTCGTCGAGCACGCCTCGGGCACCGGGACCGTCGGTGACGTCCTGCGCGCCAAGGGCGAGGACCTGCCGCCGCTGGTCCACCTGCACCCCGGCGAGCAGGTGGCCCAGGCGATCGCGCTGCTCAAGGAGTACGGCGTGTCGCAGATGCCGGTGTTCCGCGAGGGCGTGCACGACGACGCGACCGCGGACGACATCCTCGGCTCCGTCCGCGAGAACGCCCTGCTCGACGCCGCACTGCGCGATCCCGAGGCCATGAGCAAGCCGGTCATCGAGGTGATGCAGCCCCCGCTGGCGACGGCCTCGACCGACGACGCGCTCGACCACGTGCTGGCCGGCCTGGCCACCGGCGCCCCCGCCATCGTCGTCCACGACGCCGGCCGCGCCATCGGTGTGCTGACCCGCGCCGACCTGCTCACCTTCCTCGCCGCACGCTGA
- a CDS encoding arginine--tRNA ligase, translating to MARPELLDPVLADLGARIRAALLAAGLPETDAELERPRQAEHGDWATTAPLRLAKPAKRPPREIAQALVDHLELPDAVASVDIAGPGFVNFRLAHRYHEDLVRRVVAAGDTFGRRQRAPEERESVNVEFVSANPTGPLHVGAGRWAATGDAIAALLEADGHEVVREYYVNDAGEQIRRFGESVVLTARGLPLGDDHYRGSYIPELAAELREQHGEAVFEEIPDVDIAFGGGVEHEGGAGGELVEDAAASADPRVDPRIGARVGVLAVEAMRRRIAAQMHQLGVDFDVWFSERTLHDRGAIEATIGQLKADGRTYEQDGATFLRTGDFGDDKDRVIVRSDGRPTYFAADCAYMRDKWTRASASGAGGGARLYYLLGADHHGYVGRLLAAAECLGIPRDRVEVRIGQMVNLQRGGEPVRMSKRTGEMVALDEVVEEVGPDVTRYHFLRQGLDTTVDFDLDVVAQQSMENPVYYVQYAHARINSLIRTADERNFDHGSLESADLSRLTHPAELELLTAMAQLPLVVDDAADLRATQRLARYAEELAGTFHRFYAECRVLVEGDEPLGQARYWLAVAAKQVLANALALLRVSAPERM from the coding sequence ATGGCCCGTCCTGAACTCCTCGATCCCGTCCTCGCCGATCTCGGCGCACGCATCCGTGCCGCGCTCCTGGCCGCGGGACTGCCCGAGACGGACGCCGAACTCGAGCGCCCCCGCCAGGCCGAGCACGGCGACTGGGCGACGACCGCGCCGCTGCGGCTCGCCAAGCCGGCGAAGCGTCCGCCGCGCGAGATCGCCCAGGCACTGGTCGACCACCTCGAGCTCCCGGACGCCGTCGCCTCGGTGGACATCGCCGGACCCGGCTTCGTCAACTTCCGGCTCGCGCACCGCTACCACGAAGACCTCGTCCGGCGCGTGGTCGCCGCCGGCGACACGTTCGGGCGCCGCCAGCGTGCGCCGGAGGAGCGCGAGTCCGTCAACGTCGAGTTCGTCTCCGCCAACCCGACCGGCCCCTTGCACGTCGGCGCCGGCCGGTGGGCGGCCACCGGCGACGCGATCGCCGCACTGCTGGAAGCGGACGGCCACGAGGTGGTGCGCGAGTACTACGTGAACGACGCCGGCGAACAGATCCGTCGCTTCGGCGAGAGCGTGGTCCTGACCGCACGCGGACTGCCCCTCGGCGACGACCACTACCGGGGCAGCTACATCCCCGAGCTCGCCGCCGAGCTGCGCGAACAGCACGGCGAGGCGGTCTTCGAGGAGATTCCCGACGTCGACATCGCGTTCGGTGGTGGGGTCGAGCACGAGGGCGGAGCAGGCGGCGAGCTGGTCGAGGACGCGGCCGCCAGCGCCGATCCGCGGGTCGACCCGCGCATCGGCGCCCGGGTCGGGGTGCTGGCGGTCGAGGCGATGCGGCGGCGCATCGCGGCCCAGATGCATCAGCTCGGGGTCGACTTCGACGTCTGGTTCTCCGAGCGCACCCTGCACGACCGCGGCGCCATCGAGGCCACGATCGGTCAGCTGAAGGCCGACGGCCGTACCTACGAGCAGGACGGCGCCACCTTCCTGCGCACTGGGGACTTCGGCGACGACAAGGACCGGGTCATCGTCCGCTCCGACGGGCGTCCCACCTACTTCGCCGCCGACTGCGCCTACATGCGGGACAAGTGGACGCGGGCGAGCGCCAGCGGAGCCGGTGGCGGGGCGAGGCTGTACTACCTGCTCGGTGCGGACCACCACGGCTACGTCGGACGTCTGCTCGCGGCCGCCGAGTGCCTCGGCATCCCCCGCGACCGGGTCGAGGTCCGCATCGGCCAGATGGTGAACCTGCAGCGGGGCGGCGAACCGGTGCGCATGTCCAAGCGCACCGGCGAGATGGTGGCGCTCGACGAGGTGGTCGAGGAGGTCGGCCCCGACGTCACCCGCTACCACTTCCTGCGGCAGGGCCTCGACACGACCGTGGACTTCGACCTCGACGTCGTCGCGCAGCAGTCCATGGAGAACCCGGTCTACTACGTCCAGTACGCCCACGCACGCATCAACTCGCTGATCCGCACCGCGGACGAGCGCAACTTCGACCACGGCAGCCTCGAGTCGGCCGACCTGTCCCGGCTGACCCATCCCGCCGAACTCGAGTTGCTGACCGCGATGGCACAGCTCCCCCTGGTCGTCGACGACGCCGCCGACCTGCGCGCCACCCAGCGCCTGGCCCGCTACGCCGAGGAGTTGGCCGGCACCTTCCACCGCTTCTACGCCGAGTGCCGCGTGCTCGTCGAGGGCGACGAGCCGCTGGGGCAGGCCCGCTACTGGCTCGCGGTCGCGGCCAAGCAGGTGCTGGCGAACGCGCTGGCGCTGCTGCGCGTGAGCGCACCCGAACGGATGTGA
- the lysA gene encoding diaminopimelate decarboxylase: MTSPGPWPLTAERDDGGVLRVGGVAMTELARSHGTPLWVVDEADLRERCRRYRDGFPGVEVAYASKAWCTIGVLQVVDQEGLLIDVVSGGELHTALVAGVDPANIVLHGNNKSLDELDRALEVGVGRIVVDSFEELERLEKLAADRDTVATVWLRITPGIDAHTHDYVRTGHDDSKFGFTLSLGLADRAVITARDLAHVDVVGIHAHIGSQIFGTDPFVANAEVALDLLARWRDELGITLTELNLGGGMGIRYTHEDHPVEVARYGEAVLRAVDDRCARLDLPRPRLVVEPGRAIVGPSTLTLYEVGTIKVLPGLRTYVSVDGGMSDNIRPALYDAQHEVALANRSGADEPISTTVVGKHCESGDLVREHAALPSDVAVGDLLAVAATGAYTESMASNYNRLPRPAAVLVRDGEVRTIIRRETLDDLVARDVPLP; encoded by the coding sequence ATGACTTCCCCTGGCCCCTGGCCGCTGACCGCTGAACGCGACGATGGTGGCGTGCTGCGCGTCGGCGGGGTCGCGATGACCGAGCTCGCCCGATCACACGGCACCCCGCTGTGGGTGGTCGACGAGGCGGACCTGCGCGAGCGGTGCCGCCGCTACCGGGACGGGTTCCCCGGTGTCGAGGTGGCCTACGCATCGAAGGCGTGGTGCACGATCGGCGTCCTCCAGGTCGTCGACCAGGAGGGGCTGCTCATCGACGTGGTGTCCGGCGGCGAGCTGCACACCGCGCTGGTCGCTGGCGTCGATCCCGCCAACATCGTCCTACACGGCAACAACAAGTCGCTGGACGAGCTCGACCGGGCGCTCGAGGTCGGGGTCGGCCGGATCGTCGTCGACTCGTTCGAGGAGCTCGAACGGCTCGAGAAGCTCGCGGCCGACCGGGACACCGTCGCGACCGTGTGGCTACGCATCACGCCCGGCATCGACGCCCACACCCACGACTACGTGCGCACCGGCCACGACGACTCGAAGTTCGGGTTCACGCTGTCGCTCGGCCTTGCCGACCGTGCCGTGATCACCGCCCGTGACCTGGCGCACGTCGACGTGGTCGGCATCCACGCCCACATCGGGTCGCAGATCTTCGGAACCGACCCGTTCGTCGCCAACGCCGAGGTCGCACTCGACCTGCTGGCCCGGTGGCGCGACGAACTCGGCATCACGCTCACCGAGCTCAACCTCGGGGGCGGCATGGGCATCCGCTACACCCACGAGGACCACCCCGTCGAGGTGGCCCGCTACGGCGAGGCGGTGCTGCGCGCCGTCGACGACCGCTGCGCGCGTCTGGACCTCCCGCGGCCGCGGCTGGTCGTCGAGCCCGGCCGCGCCATCGTGGGTCCCTCCACGCTCACCCTCTACGAGGTCGGCACGATCAAGGTCCTGCCGGGCCTGCGCACCTACGTCAGCGTCGACGGGGGCATGTCCGACAACATCCGTCCCGCGCTCTACGACGCCCAGCACGAGGTGGCGCTCGCCAACCGTTCCGGTGCCGACGAACCGATCTCGACCACGGTGGTCGGCAAGCACTGCGAATCGGGCGACCTCGTACGCGAGCACGCGGCACTGCCCAGCGACGTGGCGGTCGGCGACCTCCTCGCCGTTGCGGCCACCGGCGCGTACACGGAGTCGATGGCGTCCAACTACAACCGGCTGCCACGCCCCGCCGCCGTCCTGGTACGCGACGGCGAGGTGCGCACCATCATCCGGCGCGAGACCCTCGACGACCTCGTCGCCCGCGACGTCCCCCTTCCATGA
- a CDS encoding diacylglycerol kinase family protein, which produces MRALLLFNPNATTTDDRVRDVIASALASAVDLDVKATKQRGHATHIVAGAVHEGVDAVFALGGDGTANEVLQALAGTDVRLGIIPGGGANVLARALGLPNDAVAATSVLLEHLRSDRTRRITLGRAGDRYFGFNAGFGFDAAVVRHVEQHARMKRVFRQAAFVASTTREWAVGEGREQPVITATLPDGSLAGPYLISMIANTDPYTYLGQRPMHVHPSARFDLGLDLIGLRRLSTPALLKIIGQVFRDGSHIHAKGVDYHHDLGSFTLSSSEPQPLMVDGDYSGEHLAVTFTAVADALRVLA; this is translated from the coding sequence GTGCGCGCCCTGCTGCTGTTCAACCCCAACGCGACCACCACCGACGACCGGGTCCGGGACGTGATCGCGTCGGCCCTGGCGTCGGCGGTCGACCTCGACGTGAAAGCGACCAAGCAGCGCGGCCACGCGACCCACATCGTCGCCGGGGCCGTGCACGAAGGCGTCGACGCGGTGTTCGCCCTCGGCGGTGACGGGACCGCGAACGAGGTGTTGCAGGCACTCGCCGGGACCGACGTCCGCCTGGGCATCATCCCCGGCGGCGGCGCGAACGTGCTGGCCCGGGCACTGGGCCTGCCCAACGACGCGGTGGCGGCCACCTCCGTCCTGCTCGAGCACCTGCGCAGCGACCGGACCCGCCGGATCACGCTGGGACGGGCCGGGGACCGCTACTTCGGGTTCAACGCCGGGTTCGGGTTCGACGCCGCCGTCGTGCGCCACGTCGAGCAGCACGCCCGCATGAAGCGCGTCTTCCGTCAGGCGGCGTTCGTGGCCTCGACCACCCGCGAGTGGGCCGTCGGCGAGGGGCGCGAACAGCCGGTGATCACCGCGACGCTGCCCGACGGCAGCCTCGCGGGGCCGTATCTCATCTCCATGATCGCCAACACCGACCCCTACACCTACCTGGGTCAGCGACCGATGCACGTCCATCCGTCGGCCCGGTTCGACCTCGGACTCGACCTGATCGGACTGCGGCGGCTGAGCACGCCGGCGCTGCTGAAGATCATCGGTCAGGTGTTCCGCGATGGCTCGCACATCCACGCCAAGGGCGTGGACTACCACCACGACCTCGGCAGCTTCACCCTGTCGTCGTCCGAGCCTCAGCCGCTGATGGTCGACGGCGACTACTCCGGCGAGCACCTCGCCGTCACCTTCACCGCCGTCGCCGACGCGCTCCGGGTACTCGCCTGA